The following are encoded in a window of Perca fluviatilis chromosome 21, GENO_Pfluv_1.0, whole genome shotgun sequence genomic DNA:
- the LOC120551547 gene encoding leucine-rich repeat-containing protein 17, giving the protein MPVHGCTMLGVLPLLPLLNTVLGFQLCPSLCLCYESSDLVDCRSRGLVRVPPSVPHGTWLLDFSGNKLTEVHTRSFVGLWSLKILLMSNNSIQTLQPQSLSSLRFLERLDLSFNRLRWLPQGFSQSLPSLQELRLDHNLLQHLDSTSLGDFENLRKLDLGYNRIQAIDVRAFSSLYRLSLLNLEANRLNVLKDGLLSRQRRLEVLLLSHNNISLIENEALAPLQSLTLLGLKGNQLEHIRFKTFLKLQTTTHLQLSSNHWTCDCELQRVFGKIQRVQHLHVDDYKDIICHAPAQHAGSFLESLDSQLCITETASVLVITITVVLAVIGTLVKGEHNWKTNKQAVSDTEPER; this is encoded by the exons ATGCCTGTCCATGGCTGCACAATGCTCGGTGTGCTGCCTCTGCTGCCTCTTCTAAACACGGTGTTGGGCTTCCAGCTGTGTCCCAGCCTCTGCCTATGCTACGAGTCCTCTGACCTGGTGGACTGCCGGTCTCGTGGTCTGGTCCGGGTCCCTCCCAGTGTCCCCCACGGCACCTGGCTGTTGGATTTCAGTGGAAACAAGCTGACTGAGGTACACACCAGATCCTTCGTGGGGCTGTGGTCACTGAAGATCCTCCTAATGTCCAACAACAGCATCCAAACTCTGCAGCCACAG TCTCTGTCGTCACTGCGGTTTCTGGAGAGGCTGGACTTGAGTTTTAACCGGCTGCGTTGGCTCCCTCAGGGCTTCTCTCAGAGTCTGCCCTCCCTCCAGGAGCTCCGGCTGGACCACAACCTGCTGCAGCACCTGGACTCTACCTCGCTGGGTGATTTTGAAAACCTGAGGAAACTGGACCTCGGTTACAACCGCATCCAGGCGATTGATGTCAGGGCTTTCAGCAGCCTGTATCGGCTGAGCCTCCTCAACCTGGAAGCAAACAGGCTGAATGTGCTTAAAGATGGCCTGCTTAGCAGGCAGCGACGCCTGGAGGTGCTGCTGCTCAGCCACAACAACATCTCGCTGATCGAGAACGAGGCTCTGGCTCCTTTGCAGAGTCTGACTCTGCTGGGTCTTAAGGGAAACCAGCTGGAGCACATCAGGTTCAAGACCTTCCTGAAGCTCCAGACCACCACCCACCTTCAACTATCCTCCAACCACTGGACCTGTGACTGCGAGCTGCAGCGCGTCTTTGGCAAGATCCAACGTGTTCAGCATCTGCATGTGGACGACTACAAGGACATCATCTGCCACGCTCCTGCTCAGCATGCCGGGAGCTTCCTGGAATCACTGGACAGCCAGCTGTGTATCACTGAGACAGCATCTGTGCTGGTCATCACCATCACTGTGGTGCTGGCTGTGATTGGTACCCTGGTCAAAGGGGAGCACAACTGGAAGACGAACAAACAAGCTGTAAGTGATACAGAGCCAGAAAGATAA